The genomic stretch GGGATAGCGTCAGGATTTCCTGGTCTTCCGCTGACTCCCCCACCTGAATTGCCGCTCGTGCTGAGCCGCTACAGACTCGCCGAAGCAGGCTATCCCAACCGACGATCGCTCCGGGTTCTGCAACTTCAAGGGTTGGACTGTGGTAAGTAGCTGCCCCCAGGATGCGAACTCGTCCTTGAATAACATAGTGAATGGCGGAGGGTAATTCCTTCGCGGAGTGAATAACGGCTCCAGGGTAAAACGAGCAGAGCTGAAGTTGGGCGGCGATCGCTTTTCGGACTTCCTCTGGGAGAGGACTGAACAGCCAGGTTGAAAAAAATTGCGCCACAAAAGGCTGAAGCGAGACATTTACAGAGGTCATTGCTGCCGATTCTTAATTTTCTGGGCTTACTTTCTGGGCTTACTTTCTGGGCTTAATTCTCAATCCGAAAGAACTTCGACAGTGTCGGGGGTGGCAAGGAAGGAGCGTACCTGAGCCTTTAGCCAGCGATCGAACAAACCATTGATGAGCTGAAGCCAAACGGCGTCGGTGAGTCGGGCAAGAATTAGCCGCTCTAGCCGCACCACCCAAAAATGATCGGCAACGGCAATAGGACCATAAATCGCGCCGGGCTGTCCCTGGCGAAACAGGTTAGCAATTTCGAGGGGAAGGGTTGATAGGGAAACGGGACCTATCCAGCCCTGCATCGCTTGTTTGGAACCAGTCCGATCGCCTTCTACCATCGAATATTGCTCAACTAGTTGGGCGAAGTCTGCGCCCTCATCCCGCAGCAGAAAGAAGATTTCCTCCGCCAGCGATCGCTCGCTCAGTTGCAGCAGGGAATACTCGACCTGATCCAGCTCTGACTTCCGCTTGAGGAATTCACTCACGACCTGATCGGCAAAATTGATTTGTTTGAATTTCTGCACCTGCAATTCCCGTAGTACGACTGCCTGAAAATACTCTGCGGTGACGCCCGCTTGTTCGCACCACTGCTGGAGGAAAGTGGCGAAGTTTTCCGGTGTTTCTCCCGGCACCTCGTTTGATTCCCCCCCATGCATTTTGCCCGCCAACGCCCGCAGCAATTCCTGTTCGGAGAGCGTAATAGATTCGATCGCCTCATCGAGTAGCATCTGCCCAATCAGGGGTTCCATTAACTTGTATCGCACCAGTGCAGCGATAATTTCATCACTTCCTAAGCGACGACTCCCAATCTTTAAACAGGTATTCATACCGCGTACCTTAAGTTCAGTAAATTGGATTTAGCAGACTAGATTCAGCGGACTAGATTCAGCAGACTGGATTCAGCAGATCGTTTCCAAACTGCCTGCCGTCATGGATGCTGCGATCGGCTCAGGTCTTAGTCCAACCGATCATTAGGATCATTTGATCGTGAGATCGTGCAGCAGTGCTGTAGTTCTGTCGGAAAAAATTCTGTGGGGGTGGATTGTCATCACCCTTCTGCTGGCGAGTTCCGGATATTCAATTGATAGGTCTAAGAATAGATCTCAGCCCATTTAGTTGCCTGTTTATCTGCCCTTCTATTTGCTCGTACCGCTGCCCTTGCTTAACTGAGTATGACCCGGCTGTGGCGGAGCTTTATATTCAGCATACAGTATCTTTAATAATTGGAACTATCTAATTTCTTTTGGTTCCAGTTAATAATCAGGTTTTGAGTAGCAAATAGCACATTCACTGTTTGTACTTAGTCTGAGTATTGCGTGACCTTTCATCTGTCTAAATCAGGCTTCATCGAACATTGTCCCTTCCGTAGCGAAGATGTTCAGACACTGGTTCGTTGGTATATATAATCAAATTCTATTTATGATTCTTCTGCGATTCTCAGGTTGGCGCAGACCTGGAATTCTTCTACTATGTTGTTTGGGAAATTTGCCGTTGTTTGGGAAATTTGCAATTGACGTGAACTAGACGCAATCGCGCGATCGTCCTTCTTCACCCTAAGGAAAATTTTGAGAAATTTCCGTAATTCTTAATATTGTCGGATCAATAGCCGGATCAATCACTGCTTTGATTGCGTGAACGAAACACCGATCAAATCAGGGACACTACCGTCGTCGGCAGACGAATATCCTGCTTGTGTTTATCCCGCCATTCACAAATATTCGTTATTTCTTGCGTTCTGCAAGCCTTCAGTTTCCTGCCGTCCTAGTCTAAAACCGTGTACGCCGAAACTTTAATCTTCATGCTGGCGTCCAATGGGCGATCGCAAATGCGTTCATCCTGGTTTGTTTATTTCGGTTTCTTGATTTCAGTTTGACCCATTTCAGTTTGACCCATTTCACTGAAGGATTTTCTTATGATTAGTTCCACCCAAAAAGAACTCGATGCAATTCTTGCGCTGCTGCAAAACAATAAGGTGATTACGCCTGTGAAGGGGAAAAAACGCTTCCTGGGCACCCGCACGGATGATGTTTTTCTTGGCAGATTGGGCAATGATATAGCGGAAGGACGGAATGGAAACGATGCGCTGGTTGGCAGGGCAGGAGACGATCGCTTCTCTGGCGGCAGGGGCAATGATCTGGTAATGGGCGGCGATGGACTGGATATTCTGACGGGCAATAGCGGCGCAGATTCTCTCTTTGGCGATGCGGGTGCCGATCAGTTAAATGGCGGCAGTGAGGCAGATTATCTGGATGGTGGCGCAGAGGCTGATATTCTGATCGGCGGTAACGGCATTGACCAGATTGTAGGCGGCGATGGGATTGATACCCTAACTGGCGGCGCAGATAACGATCAGTTCATCTATGGCGGAAATCTCTTTGCCAACGGAACCGCAGCCCTCGCCGGACGGACGGGAATCGCTGTACTAAATCAGCCCGATATTATCAAGGACTACACGATCGGTCAGGATCAGCTTGTGTTTGATAAGCAGGATACCAATATCACCAATATCGTGTTCCAGAAGGGCATTACTTCCCAGCTTGCGGATGGAAATGTGATTGTTTTGCAGGATGGTTTTGCGGCGGCAGGTGCGGCGGCTCGTGCCATTGCAAACAACGACAACGTTCAGGCAAATGAAGGGATTTTTGTTTACTTCAATACCACCCTGGGGCTAACGCGGGTTGTGTATTCCAGGGATCTGGGTGATGGCGGCAATGTTAGCGTTCTGGCAAATCTGGATAACCAGCGAGGAGCCGCAGGGCTGGCAAACCTGTCTAGCTTCACCGCAGCTGATTTTGCCCTAATGTAGTCTACTGTGTATAGCTCACTGTACGTAGCCCGCTGTACGTAGCCCACTGCATGTAGTCCACTATAGAACCGCACTTCAGTCGATCGGCGCTGAGCGTAAACGATCGACTGAATCCCTTAATCGGCGTTGCAAAGACGTCAAATCTCTGCTCCTGTAAATCGATCGTCCATCAGGGAAGTTTGACTATGACTCATCGTATTCTCGAATGTGGGGCGATCGCCTGCTCCGCAGTAATTGTGACGCAATGGTTTCCCTCCTTCGCGGTTCAGCTTCCTACCGCTGGTTGCCAGAAAAAGGCTGATTCGGAATCTGTTCATTCTCCTCTGGATTCTGCCCCGGAAACTCAAGTCTGTCTCGATGAGATGCTTTCCCTGGTAGAGGGCTTGCCGGAACGGTTCAGATTGCAGTGGAGTCAGAGCCGATCATCGCAGTTGCCCCGCAGTCTGGAACGGGAATACCAACAGCTTGTTGAACAGGCGCAAACGCTGGTAACTCAAAATCGGGTTGCCGAGGCGATCGTTGTCGCATCTGCAATTCCCCAGAACAGCCGCTCCTTTGATTTAGCCCATCAGTTGCAGGAAACCTGGTCGCAGGACGTCCTACAACAGGCAGGCAGTCACTATCAGCAAGCCGAGCTAACAGCGGCACTTAATCTTTTGAAAGCAATCCCAACCGTCAGTTCTCACTACCGTCAGGCAACGCAACTTAAACGGCAATGGCAGCAGCAGGCTGTCCAACTTTACCAGGCGATCGCTGCAAGCAAGGCAGGCAACTGGCAGGGTGCTATCCAGCAGCTTGAAAGGCTCAAAGGAACGCCTTTGTTTTACAGTTTGCCTGTTCAGGAACTCTGGCAAATTGCCACCATCAAAATGCTGGAGCCGGATGCAAACCTGCTGCACCTTGCATCGATCATGGATTCAACCGCGTTCCCTGAAGCATCTTTTCCTTCGTCTTCCCGCTCTGCAACTGTTGTCTTCCCCCTTGTTGTTTCCCCTGCTTCCCGCCCGTCACGCCTGGAGACGATCGCCGATCGCGCCCTGCAAGTTTCCGGTCAAGCTCTTTTGATCAGCAAACTAGCGAAGCCTGACCGCCAGCCAGCGACGCCACCTCCGGAATCGTTTAAGCTAGAAGCCAGTCCCACCTCTACGCTGGATAAACGCCCTGAAGGCAGGCGCAGGACGATCGCAAAACCAGACAGCTCTGGAAAAAATAATTCAGCGATCTAGACCCGCCATCCTGATAGCCAAATTTGTTCTATTAATAAAATCAGCCAGACAGGTAAGTTGCAATCCTGACGGCTGATTTGTTTGTTCTATGGAGATTTGAATAAGAAGCCCCCAGGAGCATGAATCTGAGGGCGGCATAAACGATCGCAATTTACGCTTCTAGAACCAGTCGATCGACCGGATAGCCTACACAGGCAAGCACATAGCCTGCTGCTTCATCGTCGGCAGTGAGCGCTACAGGACGAGTTTCATAATGAACTTTTCCTTCACGGGCAGCTACCTTACAAGCACCACAGGCTCCTGTACGGCAGGCATGACGAAGCTGAACTCCCGCTTGCTCGGCTACCTCCAAGATAGATAGATTGCCATCGGCTAGAACCTCCTGCCCCGACTGAGCAAACTTAACGATCGGGACATCAAGGGAAGATGTAGATGCAGAAGATCCGGACGGAGCAGGGAATGAAGAAGCCGACTTAGAGGAAGCAGATGTAGAAGATGCAGATGCAGAAGATGCGGGTGAAGAAGATACGGATGAAGACTCCGTAGATCTGGCTACAGAAGATGCTGCTAAGCCTGTATGCCCATTGGTATGCCCATTGCTATGTCCACCATTATGCCCACTATGAAATTGGGAAACGGGGAAATGAAAGGGAATGGTTGGAAAGTCAGAGGGACTAGAGTGTGAGCTAGACGAGGAAACGGACGGTGAGATAGTCTGTGAGGACTTAGAAGAAACCGATCGCGCAGTGCCGCCAAAACTTTCTGCATGATAGTTCTCCATTGGAAAACTCATGGATTCCAGCACATCCCGGATATCCTGTGTAAAGCCTTCTGCACCACAGACATAGACGGCACGTTCCAGCACATCCGGAACAACCAGACTCATCATCATCCTGGAAATTCTACCCGTTAAGCCCATCCATGCCTGGGTAGGCGGGGGTTGGGTCAAGGTTACTGCCAGGTGAAAATTGGGCATTTGGGCAGCCATTGCGGAG from Leptolyngbya ohadii IS1 encodes the following:
- a CDS encoding peptidylprolyl isomerase, which translates into the protein MNTCLKIGSRRLGSDEIIAALVRYKLMEPLIGQMLLDEAIESITLSEQELLRALAGKMHGGESNEVPGETPENFATFLQQWCEQAGVTAEYFQAVVLRELQVQKFKQINFADQVVSEFLKRKSELDQVEYSLLQLSERSLAEEIFFLLRDEGADFAQLVEQYSMVEGDRTGSKQAMQGWIGPVSLSTLPLEIANLFRQGQPGAIYGPIAVADHFWVVRLERLILARLTDAVWLQLINGLFDRWLKAQVRSFLATPDTVEVLSD
- a CDS encoding calcium-binding protein, giving the protein MISSTQKELDAILALLQNNKVITPVKGKKRFLGTRTDDVFLGRLGNDIAEGRNGNDALVGRAGDDRFSGGRGNDLVMGGDGLDILTGNSGADSLFGDAGADQLNGGSEADYLDGGAEADILIGGNGIDQIVGGDGIDTLTGGADNDQFIYGGNLFANGTAALAGRTGIAVLNQPDIIKDYTIGQDQLVFDKQDTNITNIVFQKGITSQLADGNVIVLQDGFAAAGAAARAIANNDNVQANEGIFVYFNTTLGLTRVVYSRDLGDGGNVSVLANLDNQRGAAGLANLSSFTAADFALM